The DNA window CAGCAGGAGTGGCAAGGATAGAATAATTCAGGTTATACTTGACTTTGTATTCTTCCACCACTTTGTTCATCTCTTGAATGGTTTCATACAATGTATTCCATGCTTTCTCGCTGTGACCGTGTCCTTGTCCGTAAAGAGCCATCATTGCATTATGACCGCCAATAAAGCCAATACCCAGCGTTCCGCTGCGAAGCACATCGCCCACTTCCTGATTTGGATCAAGATTACCGCCGCCTTTCCAAACATCATTACCCATCATAAATGGGAACTGGCGTGCAAGTGCTGTGCGCTGATACTCATAACGAGCATAAAGCTGTTCGGCTACCAGTTCGGCCATACTGCGTACTGAGTTAAGGAAAAGTTCTTTTTCCTTCGTTTCAAAAGCTTCCTTATCAGATTTTCCCACTAATTTCTCCGCTTTTCTGTGAGCTTCAATAGCAAGGCGGGGCATATTTATTGTAGTGAAAGACAAGTTACCTCGTCCAAGAGAGCTCTTTTCTCCGGCTACATTCTCGAATACACGTGTACGGCATCCCATTGTAGCCAGTTCATATTTGTATCGTTTCGGATCATCAGCTTTCCAAAGTTCGTTTGTATTATAAGGAGTATCCAGAAACATAAAGTTTGGAAATAGCGCCTTAGCTGTAGTGCGGCATGCTTTCAGGAAAAGATCAAAGTTCGGAGTGCTGAATTTTACTTTTCCATCCATGGCAGCATCAAAATCTTCCATTGCCATCTGATAATCTTCCTCGGAATAAGAAACACCGTTCTTTATTTTAAATATCTGAATAGGGAATACCGGAACCTCTCCACGGCCTCCCAAGCCTTCCATAGTAGTAGTCAGCAATTCCTCAATCACCAGTCTTCCTTCTGCCGAAGTATCAGTTCCATAATTAATAGAGCTGAAAACTACCTGGTTACCTCCTCTGGAATGCATAGTATTCAGGTTGTGGATAAATCCTTCCATTGCCTGATGAGTATCTTTTCTGGTAGAAGCATAAGCTTTCTCTATAATCTTGTTTACTACCTCTTTTTCGATGTTAATGCCAATGGCAGTCAGAGCCATTCGTAAAGCCTCTTTTTCCTGCTCGCTCGTTTTTACGGAAGAAACTTGTTCATTTACAATGGCTTTTATTGATTTCTCGTCAGCACTTGCTCCTTCAATAGATGTATAGAATCCAAGAAGAGAAGTCAGGTGTTTTCTGAACGATTTCAAAACACCCTTTGCCATAAAGAAATCAAACGCCGGAATTGATTGTCCTCCATGTTGCTCATTCTGGTTTGTCTGGAAAATAATAGTTGCCAGTGTAGCATAGCTCTGTATGGATTGGGGAGTGCGGATACTACCATTCTTGGTGCGGAATCCACGCTCGAATAGATCATCCATATCATACTGGATACAGGTGGTAGTTTTAGTAGGGTAATAATCAAGGTCATGAATATGAATATCTCCCAACTGGTGAGCTACCGCAAATTTCTTTGGAAGCAGATATCTATAGGTATAGTTTTTTGTGACTTCCGATGCGAAAGTCATCATCTGTCCTGCCGGAGTATGGCTCGACATATTTGCATTGCTGAGATTTACATCATTTTTATCAATAGCAACAATACCGTCCATGATCTGCTTAATCTGACTCTTCTTTTCACGTTCGGTATTTCTCCACTCACGGTAGATGATATATTTCTTAGCCACCTCAGGTTGAACTTTCATTATTTCCTTTTCAACCAGGTCCTGAATTTGTTCCACCGAGATAGTAGGGGTGGTAAAGTTACTGATTACACGCATTGTAATATCAGCTACCAACTTATCTTCGTTCGTGATACCTGTTGCATCGAATGCTTTTGTTACAGCATTCTTTATTTTACTGATAGAGAAATCTTCCTTTTTCCCATCTCTTTTGATAATACAAATCTCAGCGTAGTTCATATTCTTATTCTTTTTGTGAAACTTTTAATCTAAATAAGTTGTCACATTTAGAATACTTTGCATAAGGAAGAGGAAAGAGAATAGGTCGGTAAGAGATTAGCGCCGAAAGATATCTCTATCCTGGCGAATTCCTATTTTCTCTTGCTTTAACTCCCGAAAGCATAAGATAATCTATAATGTGTAGTTCTGGCAGGTCTTCTGACTTATCTCTCCCTTAAAGTGCCTTCCCACAAATAAATGCAGTGGCTTGTTACTCAAGTTCTTCGAGAATCACAGCAGCGGGTACTGTTACCGGATTTCACGGTATTCCCTTTTCTCCTAAAGCATAAGCTTTGTTACCAAAACCGAAACAAAGATAGTAGATATAACAATATGTTGTTTCGCTTAACTATGTTAATTTAGAAAGTTTTGGAAAACTTTTTTTGATCTTGAAATCTAAAAGTTTTCCATTTTGGATAACTTATTATTCATAATGAACTAGTTAAGTATATAAAAAAGGGCTATCTCTGAATTAGTTCAGAAATAGCCCTGTTATAGAGATGTAATATTCTATTTTATTCTCAATCTTCTTTGTTCTCCTGTTCTTTTATAAAAGAGTTTTTATTGACTACTCTCAGACAGGCAAATTTTATTCTACCAATTGCCGGTATGGAAGATTGATTTATTAATCGTATTCCGAAAATAAAGATATGGAATACAGAAAGAACCAGAGCGGTTATTAATAAAATCTTGTTGCTTTCCCATCCAGCTGTTATCTGATGAGCGAAAGCTACAAAGATAAGAATAACGGATAGTGAAACTCCGGTGATATTTAATACTGATTGCCCGGATCTTTCTTTTCCATCCCAAACTGCTATCTTACTGTTTTTCATTCCGTATGCAGCATAAATATCAAGACCAATTAACATCCATACTAATAATCGGATCCAGGTATCAGCAGGAAGAAAAATCATCAACGACAAACAAGTTAGTACTCCGCAAATAGGAACAAAGGGAACAAAAGGTGTTTTAAATGCTCTTGGAGCATTTGGCATTTTTTTCCTTAAAACAATGATTCCAATACATACCAGTATGAAGGCAAGAAGAGTTCCGATGCTGGTCATTTCACCTGCAATATTCGAAGGTACGAAAGCAGCAAATACGCTGACAAGCAGTAAGAAAAGTAAATTACTCTTTGCCGGAGTACGGAACTTTGGATGAATTTCGGAGAATAGCTTGGGTAATAGACCATCTTTACTCATACTATAGAACACCCGACTCTGTCCTAAGAGCATAACCATTATTACAGAAGAGTATCCGGCTAGGATAGCCAATATAATTGCACGGTTAAGCCATGGATAATCAGGGTGAATCAGTCCGCTTGCGTCAGCATGTCCCATATGTTCAATTGCTATTGCTACAGGAGCAATACCATCATGACCTTTAAATTCAGTGTAATTTGCAACACCTGTCATTACATGAGCGAACAGGAAATACAAAACAGTACAGATTAATAGTGAGGCAAGAATACCAATAGGCATATTCCGTTTTGGATTTTTTGCTTCCTGAGCAGCTGTACTTACTGCATCAAATCCAATAAACGCAAAGAAAACTACAGCTGCTGCACGTAGAATCCCCGTCCATCCGTATGCACCAAACTTTCCAGTATTCTCAGGAATATAGGGAGTGTAATTATCCAGATTAATATATTGCCATCCAAGGAAAATAAAGATAAGAACTACTCCAATTTTTAATGCTACAATAAAGCTATTAAATCTTGTGCTACCTTCTGTTCCTCTCATTAAAAGTAAACTCATCAGAATTACAATAAATACGGCAGGCAAATTGACTGCTCCTCCTTCCCATGGACATGCTGTAAGGCTCGAAGGCAGATGTACTCCAAATCCATCGAGAAATTTTATTAAGTACCGGCTCCAGCTGATACTTACTGTTGCAGCAGCAACTGCATATTCCAGCACCAGATCCCAACCAATAATCCAGGCAATAAATTCGCCCATAGTTGCATACGAATAGGTATATGCACTACCCGCAACAGGAATCATTGAAGCAAACTCAGCATAACATAATCCTGCAAAGCAACAACCAATAGCTGCGATTAAAAAAGATATGGTAATTGCTGGTCCGGCCAATTCTGCAGCGGCACCACCAGTTATGGAAAATAATCCGGCTCCAATGATTGCTCCAACTCCCAATGCAACTAGCTTACCAGGTCCTAAGGTTTTTTTCAATGAATGGCTGCTAGTCTCATTTGACTCCTTTAGCAGACCTTCTATTGATTTTTTAGCAAATAAATCCATTCGTATATATCCTCTTATAATTATTTTGCAAAGATATAATATATTCGTATTAATATGTCAATATAATATTTAATTATGCCTTATGCTGACAAATAACTTGATATATTGAAGATAATATTGCATAATGAAAATTTTGTTAGAGCTCTGCTTTTAGATTGAGTTCTCTTACTGGATAGTCTATACACGGTTGGTTTTCTCAATTTTTACCATCTATAGAAGAGGGCATTTGATATGATGCGAGGCTATGAGTTGGATTAACTCAGGGGTAAACCAGTAGTCAATTAACAGGTAGTTAAAGCGGATACTTTTCTTTATGCTGGTTTCAACCATCTCAACCGGACGGGTGATCTTACTCTGTTTTTATTGTTGATATTAACTGAAAGGTGTACTAGTTTTCAATTGGTATCTACACATCTGTTTGTGAACCTGATATGACTACGCTCAAATCGGCAGAGGAAACGGTTAGATTCGTAAACACCGGACTTTCCAAGGATGGCTTTTCTGATAAGGGAGGATCATCATTGCTACTGCACGCTATTATTAGCGTGCAGAACAATGAAAAAAAATACAATTCTAAATTACTTCAGATCTATTTAGTCTGTTAATAACATACTGAGTAAAATATTACTCAGCTGTAGAAGAAGTAAGTTCCCATCCAGGATTTTGCTTCAATAACGGTGCTTTCTTCACTTCTGAATCCGGTAAAGGGAATCGGTAATTCTTCGGACTGTTGAATGCTCTAGAAGGATGCGTACCATCTGCTTCATAATTATAAACAGACGATGCTCCGGGAGTAACTACCACACTGTAAATGTTATAGACCTGTTGATAGCGGGGCAAAGTTTTCTCGCTTGCAGCAGTCTTACCTTCAAACAGTTTCCAGCGGCGTTCATCAAAGAAACGATGATCTTCAAAACAAAGTTCAATGCGACGTTCGTTACGGATACGCTCACGAAGCTGTTCTTTCGTCATCCCGCTATAGGCAGGCATTCCCACGCGTCCACGTACTTGATTTACATACTGGTAAGCATTAGTTGGCCCTTCTGATTCATTGATCGCTTCGGCTGCATTCAACAGAATCTCCGCATAACGGAAAATAGGGCAAGCATGAACGTATGTAGTAGGACTCTTGAAAGACATGTTATTCAGGAATTTTTTGGTATAATAACCAGTTGTTGTTCCACCATGCAGATCTTGATAATCCTTTCCGTCTGGATAAGAAACATCAACAGCGCGTTCTTCTTCTTGTACTTTATCTCCCCAAATTGAGCCATGATGTAGAATAGTTTGCTCCAAACGTGGGTCACGGTTAGCATAAGGATTCTGATCATCGTAGCCAGAAGCTGGATCATCAATAGGTTTTCCACTCTTCATTTCATAAGCATCCACCAGGTTTTGTGTAGGATTGGTACGCCCCGTTGAATTCACATTACCAGAAAAACCGCAAGGTGCTAAGAATAACTCAATTTCACGAGTATTCCATTCGGAACGGCTCAGGATGTATTCATTGTTCAAGTGAGGCGTAGAAACAAAACATTGATAATAGTTCTTGTTTGGGTCATTATCCTCAGTTGTAAACAGTGCGTATGGATGTGCCTGTTGATTATTCTTTGTGATGAAGTCCTTAGCTGCTTGTGCGGCTTCCTGCCACCAAGAAGTATTACCATCGGGATTGTTCAATACCGAAGCTCTGTAAAGAAGTGCTCTTGACTTTAGTGCATAAGCAGCGGCGCCATTCATACGTCCCCAGTTTTCATTTTCATTACTGTAGCGGAAAGGAAGTATATCTTTCACAGCGTCACATTCATCAGCAATCCATTTCAAGGCTTCGCTACAAGCTGTACGCGACATATTCATGGCAGAAGCGTTTCCTGCTTCAAAAACGATAGGAACACCATTTTCATCATTACCGATTACCGGTATATCGCCGAACCAGCCTGCAAGATCAAAGTGAAAGATAGCACGTAATAATCGGGCTTCTGCAATATTACGGTCATATAAGTGATTATCATCACCCGTTTTCTCAGCATTACCAATAACACTTTCGCGTGAATTCTTCATAAATTGGTTAGCAGCTCTAATCCCCTTCAAATCGTTAGGCCAAAACCTTTCAGCAAAAGGATGGTTCGTGGCAGAGTAAGCATCCGTCAGCACGCTGTGATAATAGTGCACATTCCAAAATGAAAGTGAATTATCAGTCATACAGTCGCGCGAGGCAGCAAGAAACTGTCCGTCACTATATCCGGCAAAGGCATCAGGAAGGTACGTGTAAACATTGGCCAGGAAACCACGAGTATTTTCGTACTTGCTGAATATCTGTTCTTCGGACAAGGTCAGATCTACTTCCTTGTCTAAATAATCGCTACAGGAGCTGGAAACTGTGGCCAGCAATCCGACAGTGATGTATATCAATATCTTTTTCATCATTTCAAAGTTTAAAGTACAACATTAAAATCCGATATTTAAACCGAATGTAAACGAACGGGTCTTGGGATACCACCAGCAATAACTCATAGGTTTTTCCGTGTCTATGTTATCTGGAAGATCACTCCAGTTATATAGATTGTATCCGCTAAAGTAAAATCGGCATTTTGTCATGTTAATTTTGGCAATAAGTTCTTTTGGAAGCGAATAACCAATCTCGACATTACGTAGTGATATGTAATTACCGTTTTTTACCCAGATATCATTCTTGTATGTACCTGTAGAGCGATCTGAATCGATGGCATTAAAACCTCCATAAAGCGGACGTGGATAGGTTGCATTAATATTACGTGGGTCATTAGGATTGTCGTTATAGTACCCCCATGCCTTCGTCACTTCGTGTGTACCCATATTACTCCAACCACTAAAACTGATGGAAGGTGAAAGAAATACACTACGGTTGAGATAAGCATTAAATACAGCGCGTATATCAAATCCATTCCATTCCAAACCAATATTCAATGCTGGTATCAATTCAGGGATAATCGTATAGGTATCAGGCGACATGTCGTTAGAATCAATTTGTCGGTCGCCGTTCAAATCTTTGAAGACAGCCGTACCTAAAGTCTGTTTGCCGTTAGATGCCGAGTGATACGGATATTTTTCAGGATGATCAATCGCATCTTGCTGGCTAGTAGCAACTTTGTCTGCATCATTTGCCCACTGTACGAATTTATAAATATTCCATCCACCCACAGTGTTATTAAATGAACTTTCATACAACGCAGCAACTTCCGTACCATCATAAATCCGACGACCCGTTTTACGTTGCCATTCCACGTTGGGTTCCGTTTCATCCATCTCTGTAACCTTATTGGTGTTCCAGGTTAGCATACCTTCCAGATAATAATTAACCTTACCTATTTTGCCACGATGACCTAAAGTTACTTCAAGTCCTTTACTTTCTGCTTTTCCGTAAGAATCTGAACTTACAGATACTCCGATAATCGAAGGAATGGTGGAGCGTGTTACCAAAATACCTGAACGCCATTCTTTGAACACATCCACTGCACCATACAGTTTCTTTCCCCAGAAATCAAAATCAAGACCGATATTTAACATGTCGGATATTTCCCACTTGTTGTTGCTATTACCGGCTTTGCTCTCATAGTATCCTCCGATATTACTCTGCGAATAGCCAAAGCTATAACCTGTACCACTTGAGTAAGTTCCCTGATACGGATACCGTCCGGCGCCAGTGTTCGATTGTCCGGCACGTCCATAAGAAGCACGTAGTTTTAATAAATCAATGTTTTTGTTTTTCAACCATGATTCTTCTGATGCTACCCATCCCACTGATGTACCGTAAAAGGTACCCCAACGTTCTTCAGGGGCAAAGTTATCGCTTGCCATTCGGCTAATATTTCCTGATAAAATATAACGATTATCGTAAGCATACGTAGCTTGACCGTTGAATGACAATGTACGTTCTGACGATGTGCTACCGCTTACTACGTTCTGGTATGTACGGATAAAGGTACGTGCATCTACTGCATGCTTACCAAAATTATTGCTATAATTCAGCCCTGCGTTGAAGTTTAGGTGATAGTAATATTCACGTTGATTAGCAGATGGGTTAGTCAATGCAGAATACGAAGTATATTTAGTATAAGTAAATTCTGACGGATCATTAACAGCCACGTTAGTATAGTCGTAGTTATACGTATTAATAGCGTTTCGTTGAGTAGATTCAAATGTCTCATAAGAATCGAAACTCACAGTGGTGTTCACCTTTAAGCCTTTTAACAGACTGCTCAGATCACCATTTACACTCAATGTACTATACAGATTACGACGGCGGTTCTTTTCCTGACCACTGGCAGCCAGATAACGTAGAGGATTGTTAGCTGTACTGCTGGCATAAAGTTCACCGTTAGGACAGTATACTGGTTCCATAGGATTAGCTTCTACCGCTCCAAATGTAGTTAAGTCAAACACACTTTGCGTAGGCTGGTTAATGTTATCGATACGACCACCAAGGTCTAATGATACGTTTAGAAACTTAGTCACATCAATATCTATATTAGATCGGAGGTTCCATCGATTTAACATGTGTTGAGTATCGAAGTTATCGTTCCAGCTGGTTCCTTTCTTGTTCCACATACCTTCCTGACGAAGATAAGAGAAAGATACATAGTAACGGGCGCGATTGTTTCCACCGCTTATCTGCATGTTGGTTTTGTACATAGGAGCTGTTTCCCGATACAATTGTTCAAACCAATTTGTGTCGAAATATCTATAGCGGTCAATTCCCTCTAATGTTTCACCATTGCTTACACGACGATATTTTTCAACCTGCTCGTCCGTATACATAGGATCACTTCCACTCAGATAACGTACCTGATTACGGGTCAATGCCATATTATAGGAATTTTGCAATTCCATTTTGTTGCTCAGCATCTGATAACCTATTTCCTGAGTAAAGTTAATGTTGGTTTTACCTGCTTGTCCACGCTTAGTGGTTACAAGTATTACACCATTGGCTCCCCTCATTCCGTAGATAGCGGTAGCAGCAGCATCCTTCAGTACTGTGATGTTTTCTACTGGAAAAGCATCAAGGAAAGAGAGATCACGCTCCACATTATCAACAATAACAAGTGGAGAACGTGCATTCTGATTCATGGTACGTATACCGCGAATGTACATAGCCGTCTCACTCCATCCCGGTTCACTACTCCATTCATAAGTTTCCATACCGTTAACGGTAGCAGTAAAAGCATTCTGCAAGATAGTAATCGGGTGTTTTTGCAACTCTTCTCCTGTCACCACGGAAGTTGCTTCTGTCATTAGTTTCTTTGCTTTGCGCCCGAAAGGAACAGGCATGGTGTGCAGATATTCATCCAAGTCTTCCGATAACACAATCTGAAAACCCTCCTTGAAGTTGACCTGTGCAGTAGCGTTTAAATAACCGACGCTACTCACACAAAGCTCATCCTGAGATTTCACATTTTTGAGACTAAAGTATCCATCTTTGTCCGACAGAACAATGCGGCTTTGTTCGGCTACATTGATTACAGCGCCGGCCACAGGGGTACCTTTACTGTCCACAATCTGGCCTTTCAATATTTGCTCGTTCTGTGCAAGGACGTTTGTTTGCAACCAGAGAAAGCTTAGCAGCAACAGATATCTGCCCGTCGCTGTGCATTTTCTTATAATATATTTTATATTAATCATAATTATTCAATTTAAGAATTATTTCCAATCCGGGTTGTTCTCAATGTTTGTCTTCCAGACTTCACCTTCCGGTATTGGATAGAGGTACATCTTTTTCTCGAATATACGTGTCTGTGCTGTTTTGCGGCTGATAGTTCCATTAGTCGCTACATCAATGCCATAAATGGGGCGGGAGAGAGCTTCTATAGCAACATTCCAGCGACGTACATCCCAAGCTCTGTGTTCCTCGAAAGCCAGCTCCACTGTACGCTCCTTGTGAATGAAGTTTCGCATGGCTTCTTTTGAACTTGTAAGGTCGCTACGATTGGCTACTGAACCAGTAATACCGGAACGATGACGAATCTGATCGAGCATATTGTAAACCTCTGTGGAAGGTCCTTGTACTTCGTTCAATGCCTCTGCATAGTTTAGCATAATTTCAGCATAACGAATAAAAGTCCATAAACGACGTGAGTTGCCTGTATGTACCGAACTTAAAATAGCTTCTGGAATATATTTGCGTACATAATATCCTGTGGGAGTGGCATTCGCATTACCCACCGGATTGTCTCGTTGTCCTTTGATAACATTAATAGTTCCATTACCCCACTTGGTACCTTGATAAAGTACGGTAGCTTCCAATCGTTTGTCACGTCCTGCCCACATAGTAGCATCACTATATCCGCTAGTTGCATTAACAGTGGGTTGCCCGTTACTATTGTAAATCGGTGCGCCAGTTGCATCATAAGCACTGAAAGGTGAAGAACCGTCAATCATGTCATACATATCTACCAAGTTCTGTGAGGGACAAAGACCTCCTTTACCTCCTTCACCAACTGGTGTGTCATTTTGTATTGCACTCCAACCCACTGCTACATCGTTTCGGAAAAAGATTATTTCTTTGTTTTTGTCCAGATAAGTAGTACGAAGCAAAGCATTGTTGTATGGCAATATACCGTCTGTTGTTTCCTCTGTAAAGAGTGCAAACTTAGAACCATAGGTTTGTATAAAACTCTTTGCGGCATCGTAAGCTTCCTGCCAGGTAATCCCACTTTCGGCACTGTATCGGGGACTGGCCATGTACAGTTTAATACGTGAAGCAAGTGCGCTCGCCATTGGTTGTCCAATACGACCGGCATACGTAGCGTTCCAGGCATCTTCATAGGTGAGCAAGCCGCTTTCACATTCACTCAACTCTTTCAGTAAGAAATCTACTACATACTCTTTTACTGTTGGTCGATTAGTATATCCGCTCAGTAAGTCTCCATCAGGATCAAGTACTTCTGTTACTATAGGCACCGGTCCATAACGTAAAAACAATTCCCAGTAAAACCATACACGCAAGAAGCGAGCTTCGGAAGTATAGTTCGTTTTGTCTTGCAAATACTTCTCATTGCTAAGGTCAGGACTTTTGGGCACACTATCAATGCGATTAATGATCATATTGCACTTGCGGATGCCACGATAATAATGTTCCCAAGTGTCAGAGAGTTCTGCAGCTCCGTCAGATCCATAATAATTACCGATATTAAAAGTACTACGTACACCGCCTGTAGCATAACTGGTTTCCGCCAGATCAGTAGCAGCATCCAGCCAGGAATCCTTAATGCGGCATGCTCCGTGGCGTAGGAAGTTATAAGTATCAAAGTGGTATTGCTCCATCAAACTCCAGTCTCCGAACACTTGTTCCTCTGTTAATTCGTTACTGGGTTGCTTGTCCAAAAAACTACCGAATGCATCTTCGCACGAAGTGAGAACACTTGCAGATATCGATAGCGCTAACAAACTGTATAATATTGTTTTCTTCATGTGTCTCAGAATTTAATGTTTACGCCAAAGTTCACTGTTTTCATAATAGGGTAGCGGTTCGATCCATTACTTTCAGGATCGGTTAGGTCGTCCAAATGATCCCAGGTAATCAAGTTGTTGGCATTCACGTAAAGGCGACAGTCGTTCATACCTGCCAACTTAGACCAGTTTTGAGGTAGTGTATAACTCAACTCAATGTTTTTCAGGCGAACAAACGATCCGTTTTTCAAGAAAAAAGAGTTTGTGCGCTGATTGTGGTCACCGTAATTGTCGTAGTGCAACAAAGGATAAGTGGCATGTTGTAGATTGTAAGCTTCGCTCTGTTCGGGATTCCAGCGTCCCAAATGATGTTCTTTCACCTTACCACCGCTAACGAAAGCATACATTGCTTCAGCATCATAGTAACGACTCACGTGATCTACCCCTTGGAACATAACGCTGAATCCCCATCCTTTGTAATTAAGACCCAGAGATAATGCGTAAGTGTTTTCCGGAATATCACTATTTCCTATACGGCTTTCGTCGCGATCGTCAATGAAACCGTCACTGTTCATATCCTTATATTTTAGGTCACCCACCTTCACAGCACCAAACGTAGATACCGGTAAATCAGGATTATTAAGATCTGCTTGCGTTACAAAGCCATCAGCAATCAAACCAAAATACTGACTGATAGGATTACCCTCGCGTTTGCGGTAAGCTGTCTTTTGTTCCGGTTCATCCATACTTATAATTTCGTTACGTGCGTGTGAATAAGTTAATCCTACGTTGTAGCTTAGATCTTTATTGATGCGCTTGTTGTGCTTCAACTCAAATTCGTAACCGCTGTTTTTAGTTTCACCTAAGTTGCCAGCTGCCAGAGCCACACCCACCCACTGCGGACGAGTAAGATATGCAGTCAGGATATCGTTGCGTTTTTCGTAAAAGAAATCAATATTACCATTTAGTAATCCATTCCATAAACCAAACTCAAGACCGAGATTGTACTTGTGGGCACGTTCCCAGGTTACTCCGAGGTTAGGATACTGTGTTTCATAAATACCTGTTTTACCGGAACTTCCAAAATAGTAGTCATTACTGATTTGAGACCATTTTTCTTGATACAAAAACCGTTGACTGGTTCCGTTTACCGTATAAATGTCGTTTCCCACTTCACCGTAGCTAGCACGAATTTTTAGGTTGTTCAGCCATTCTTGTATGCTGGCCATAAATTCTTCTTTGCTTATGCGCCATCCTACTGAAACTGCAGGAAAAAAGCCGAATCGTTTGCCCTTGAGGAAGTTTTCAGAACCGTTATAACCAACATTGAATTCAGCCAGATATCGGTCATCGTAACCATAAGTTACACGACCTACCAATCCCTGGTAACGTTTGGCCAACTCAGAGTTATAGCGGTAATCATTCTGATTATAAAGTACCATAGCCGTTACATCATGTTTTCCAAACTGACGTGCATAATTAATTTGGGCTTCCATATAAAGTTTGTAGGTGGTACTGTTATCCTTGCTATAAGCCAGTTCTCCATCCGAATTAAACTGATTGTAAGCATCAATCGATTCGTAATTATTGCGGTCATTTAGTTCATACGTAGCAAAGTCGGCCTTGAACATCTTCTTATAATAAGAGTCATAATCGAATGATGCCATACCTTTGGCACTCAATCCTTTGGTTAGCCAATCCATTTTATAATCCAAAATAAAGTTGGTTTCATTTATGGTATTGGTAGCACGATAGTAACCACCTTTGGCCAATGCTGCAACAATATTGCTTTGATACTGTGAACTACCTCCGTACAAGGTCTTGGTGCTTTCTCCATTCTGTACTTGATATGATACGGGGAAGAGCCAGCCTGGTGTGTGGTTCAGTTCGTAGAAAGTTTGACTGTAAGTACTGCTTTCGTTAGTATTCGATCCGCGACGTTCTTCAAAACGAGTTCCAAAGTTTACGGAGAAAGTCAAGTCTTGTGTCAGGAATA is part of the uncultured Bacteroides sp. genome and encodes:
- a CDS encoding anaerobic ribonucleoside triphosphate reductase, which translates into the protein MNYAEICIIKRDGKKEDFSISKIKNAVTKAFDATGITNEDKLVADITMRVISNFTTPTISVEQIQDLVEKEIMKVQPEVAKKYIIYREWRNTEREKKSQIKQIMDGIVAIDKNDVNLSNANMSSHTPAGQMMTFASEVTKNYTYRYLLPKKFAVAHQLGDIHIHDLDYYPTKTTTCIQYDMDDLFERGFRTKNGSIRTPQSIQSYATLATIIFQTNQNEQHGGQSIPAFDFFMAKGVLKSFRKHLTSLLGFYTSIEGASADEKSIKAIVNEQVSSVKTSEQEKEALRMALTAIGINIEKEVVNKIIEKAYASTRKDTHQAMEGFIHNLNTMHSRGGNQVVFSSINYGTDTSAEGRLVIEELLTTTMEGLGGRGEVPVFPIQIFKIKNGVSYSEEDYQMAMEDFDAAMDGKVKFSTPNFDLFLKACRTTAKALFPNFMFLDTPYNTNELWKADDPKRYKYELATMGCRTRVFENVAGEKSSLGRGNLSFTTINMPRLAIEAHRKAEKLVGKSDKEAFETKEKELFLNSVRSMAELVAEQLYARYEYQRTALARQFPFMMGNDVWKGGGNLDPNQEVGDVLRSGTLGIGFIGGHNAMMALYGQGHGHSEKAWNTLYETIQEMNKVVEEYKVKYNLNYSILATPAEGLSGRFTKMDRKKYGKIAGVTDNDYYVNSFHVDVKEQISIVDKIKCEAPFHAITRGGHITYVELDGEAQKNVKAITKIVKVMHDEGIGYGSINHPVDTCNSCGYKGAVYDKCPVCGSENIMRMRRITGYLTGDLSTWNSSKRAEEKDRVKHH
- a CDS encoding RagB/SusD family nutrient uptake outer membrane protein; translated protein: MKKILIYITVGLLATVSSSCSDYLDKEVDLTLSEEQIFSKYENTRGFLANVYTYLPDAFAGYSDGQFLAASRDCMTDNSLSFWNVHYYHSVLTDAYSATNHPFAERFWPNDLKGIRAANQFMKNSRESVIGNAEKTGDDNHLYDRNIAEARLLRAIFHFDLAGWFGDIPVIGNDENGVPIVFEAGNASAMNMSRTACSEALKWIADECDAVKDILPFRYSNENENWGRMNGAAAYALKSRALLYRASVLNNPDGNTSWWQEAAQAAKDFITKNNQQAHPYALFTTEDNDPNKNYYQCFVSTPHLNNEYILSRSEWNTREIELFLAPCGFSGNVNSTGRTNPTQNLVDAYEMKSGKPIDDPASGYDDQNPYANRDPRLEQTILHHGSIWGDKVQEEERAVDVSYPDGKDYQDLHGGTTTGYYTKKFLNNMSFKSPTTYVHACPIFRYAEILLNAAEAINESEGPTNAYQYVNQVRGRVGMPAYSGMTKEQLRERIRNERRIELCFEDHRFFDERRWKLFEGKTAASEKTLPRYQQVYNIYSVVVTPGASSVYNYEADGTHPSRAFNSPKNYRFPLPDSEVKKAPLLKQNPGWELTSSTAE